From the genome of Vicia villosa cultivar HV-30 ecotype Madison, WI unplaced genomic scaffold, Vvil1.0 ctg.001176F_1_1, whole genome shotgun sequence:
CCCTGCTTGCTACTATCTGCTCAAACAAATCTCTTATCTTCAAACCAACTATGGTTTGGAAGAGACCTGTTCCATTGTTGCTACCAGGGAAATCAGCATGCTTCAACATTTGTTGAGTAACTTCTCCATAGAATTTGGATGATAAGTTGCTTAAATGGCTCTCAACATATATAAGTTCATCTAGTCTGTCGAATTGTCCATCCATCTCCACAACTGAGACCTATTTCGCGAAGAAATTATcggaaaaaaaataagaatatcgaaaacaaaagagttgaTATATTATTTTGAACAATAGACTAGTTGTTGATTTATATATACCTCGTTTCCTTTGTAGGTTTCTGGTCCATAGAAGAATTTGATTCCGGGGTAAGAACATGTGAGTTTCCTTCCACATGGTATCCATGAAATTGTTGAGCCTTCGTCGAACAAGTAAACCGGGCTAAAGTATTTGACACCCTCTTTCTGTATCAACCTTACTCGTAAAATCTTTCCCTCGTTATCATCGGGGATGAGTTGAGTTGGTAACACTTCTATCACTGCATCTGCATACTGCTTTTGTGGATCTGAAAATAGAAGTGCACAAGTTAATCAACACATTCATATGAAACACGGACACATGACACGTACATTAGAAACAATACTGACACGTAAGACGCTAATGGTTATTTAAGAGAATAGAAGTGATTGAATGTAAAACTACATATTTCGTGTCATTTGATCAAACATGCATCAGTGTCAGACATCAGacatataaacaaaatattaatatGTTTCTAATTTCGTCGTAAAATGTTTTAGTCAATAAAATTAGAGATCAATTATTTCAAGTTGAAAGAGAGAGTTGGAATCTTAATTGATTATTACCAATAAAAGCTTCAAAATCAGGCTTTCTTGCTTCAATGCTAGCCTTGATACTTTCAAGACTGTGTCCACGTTCTGCCATGTCTCTCTGAAATATTTGTCAAATAATTGTTAATCCACAATGAATAAGCATCACAAATCAACTTttgaattttcaattttattaactCTTGAATTATAAGTCATAGTTACCTGAATTTTCCAAGCAAACTTCACCTCATTACTAATGTCTAAGTAAATACTGAAGTCCAAGAGTTCTCTAACTCTAGAATCATACCTGCATGCAAggaaaaatctcaaattaataaTCAAATTATAAGCTAATGCAATTATGAAAAACTACATATTTAAAAGCAACACATTGATATGTCACATTATTTTAGTATATAGTAACAATATTGGACCCATACATGCATGTTGGCCCACCATACATATAATGAAAGATAACAAATTCCCTAGCAAATTCCTTGGCCACACAATCATAAAAAATAGATAAGGTATATCAAACATCCATAACATCCTCACATCATGATTCTCAagattcacaagaaaaacaactaatgactaatgttccttaaatattaaaaaaaaaaaaaactagaataTTTTTCATGGTTGTTATTACAGATCATTAGAGATACTTACATTGGATGAAGACCTTCGATGACAAGGATTTTTGGTGGTTTAATAAGCTCAGGAGCATCCAAAAGACCAGTAACATGATTATAAATAGGTTTTTGAACAGATTTTCCATCTTTAATAGCTTTAACTTGTTCATACATGAGATCAAAATCATTAGCTCTTGGATCAAGTGCAGTAACACCTTTCTCTTTTCTACCAGTTCTATCCAAAGAATGATAATCATCCAAACATATCACAGTTGTTGTGTCACTTATAAGAGTGTTTGAATCAGGATTACCACCTTTAGGTGGCTCAGCTGCTCCTCCAAACACACTTGTGAGTCTTCTCATGAAAGTACTTTTTCCACAACCTGAATCAGCTGCTAGACCTATCACAATTGTCTGTGAGTCTCCTGCTGCACATGTTATCAAGTATCTTTTGTTGCTGTTTGCTCTTCTGTTGTTGCTTTTCTTGTTTGTTGTGAAGAAAAGTACTTGTTTTTGATGGAAGGCAACATTtgtttttgatgatgttggaattgAGATGTTTGTTCTTAAGGATTGTGTTGAGTAGACAGTGCAAGCTGCCATTGTTTCTGAgagatttcttttctttttctctctctttttctaagttaaagaaatttTTGAAGAAGAAATGAGTTTATGTTGGATAGAGGATTAATATGATAAGGGACATTTATTCTAAGAAAAAGTTTGGAACACATAAAATATATGAGGTGGAATTTAAAACCAAAACAAAGGGAGTTAACAGGAAATTAAATAGTGAAAACAAgaggtttttttaaataaaatgaataattatTTTAGTCACTCAATATGTAAGAAGTTGtcatttttaactttgaaaagtATTACGGTTTAATTATGACAAAATTTATacagattttatttttttatgaattaacCATGATAAATATATAATGAAACTACTTTAACCACCATTTAAATGTTACAAAATTGTAGACTTCATAATCTAACATAGTCTTATTAGATTGTGATTACTATATAGTTGTAtgtatcaaaattaaaaatttatttcaaaattttctttttattttgtaattttatatacttagttgttcaataaaaaatatatttgaagtctaagttaattaaataaaaacattctaaacatagtgttttttacaaaataaacaaatacatatatatttttttataattttaatacattCAAACACTATATTGATAAAGCTTTACACACAAAAAATGGCTgttaaccaattttttttatttattgtttaattTTGTGTTTCTGTGACTACCCCTAGTTTTTGTAACAAATAATGTGGAAGTGCATGTAGTGTTAGAAAAACAGGAATTTGAGTGGTGTTAGTCCATTGTAAAAGGATATAGTAGTCTTTTTAGATTTTTCTTCTTTAAGATAACACATAAAGGACAAATAATGACACTAGATATCTAAACCTTTGTTAGCAACTtgtttaaaaacaataaaatttatGAGGTTATAGCAAATGTGTGATAAAAAAGCAATATAGGAAAGGTCCTTTGTGGTTAGTGCATGGATAGTTGACATGCCACATGGCATAAATATAGTGGATATTTGAAGATGAGGGATAAAGGGTGTGGAATGAAGTAGATTTCATGGGGAGGTTATGCCATCCAACTCTATCTTGGACTCTATGAgtatgtgtgtgagagagagatttATTAATTGcttcaatttttgtttttcttttctttttttaagatGAAACTGTGGACTCTTGTAATTAGAAATTGGAGGCTGTGTTTTTATCAATCATAGGACCACATACACTTTTCTTCATCCAAAATAGTGTCACAAAAAGATGTGGAGGTTGGTTCTTAAGTTGCATGTAGCATATTCCAAATGATCACAATAGTAAAGTGTTATTTTATCTAATAGGAACCAAATGGTCAAATTAATACAACTAACATAGTGAAAGTAGTATTAAAGTATTTTTCCTATTTAAATACTACATACTACGTGACATGTATAAATAGTAACATCTAAATATTAACACCAACATAAATATCGACAATATATTCTAACActgtataaaaatatattatttttaattattaatatgagaaaagaaataataaaaaatgctgcacaaaaaattgtataaaaatacagtattgattatttaaaaatatgttcAAATAACATTTCTTATAAATCATTTAAGTTGAGTAAAAATAACTTCACTAGGTGTCCGATTTTATTGAAGTTTAATTCAAATTCAATATATTTAGTTTTAACATTTCTATTtcaatttaatttgagttttatttAGTTGTTTATGGTGGTATAAATATTGAACTCAAAAAATTATTGTTGAGAAGTTATTGTTGTAGCAATTGAACATTCCAGAAACCTCGATACCATGAGAATTGAAGAGATGCAGAGTAGTCTAGCAGCACAAGAGTTACGTCTGATTGAGAGAAACTCTGAAAGAGAGGTAGAGCAATCTCTGAAAGCGTCTTTAGGTAAGAAGTATCAGAAGCAGTCTTGGTCAGAGGTCAAGAAAAGACATGGTGGTTCTCAGAAGTCATAAGCCTCAAACTCTGATGAGAAGAAACATCAGAAGGGAAATGAGAAGTTTGACAAGACAAAGGTTCAGTGTTATAACTGTAATAGGTTTGACACTTTGCTACTGACTGTTGGTCAAACAAGAAAAGGAAGTCAGAAGAAGCAAACATAGCCAAAGGAGATTCTGATGATAAACCTGTGTTATTGATGGCTTCTGAATCTGATAGAGGATATTTGGCAGATTAGAGGTAAATTGACATTGTCTTCTCAAATCATCTAAtaggaaacaaacaaaggctgATTGATTTTGACTATAGAAAGAAGACATAGATCAAATGAGTTGATGACAAAGATCAAAGTGAAGGATGAAAAACATAGTGGTGATACTGGAGGTGAGTACAACTCTATGGAGTTCAAGAAGTACTTTGAAgagaatggaattgagcatgagattACTGCTTCATATACTCCACAACGTCTCTAGTTCAATATCaaacatttaaaatattatatcaaaaatgagtttttttatcaaatttttttaaaattccgACATCCCACATATATtactaaatattttaaaatattattaaatttttcaaaacaaaaggtaTTATCATCAAATCAAGATTAGTGGGAAGTGCCATGACTAATTAAAAGGGTGTCAACCGATTAATAATCGTTGTTTTCTATTATTATCAAGAAAACTCGTGTATCCATTATTCTACATAGTGAAAGATTTATTGAGTTATATCAAGGGgtgttgggttgggattttgggTCCGCCGCTCGCGAAAGCCTGCCCCGCAAAATCCTGTCGCCCGCCAAACCCCGCTGCTCCACCAAAATTCGTTctattttagttaattctagtaatttcaattcttgatgattttattttacatttatttgtgaatatatgcaatattttaaagtaaaattcgttaaaaaaatgttttataaaaaattattctaaaaactatgtgaaaaatctaattgagatgtaaaaaaaatctattaatttattttttttaaaaaataggcgggcaagtccGGCATCCGCCAATCTGCCACCTTAGCGGGGCGGGTTAGATTTTTATGTCCATTTTGAGTTGGCAGACTTATCCGTCCTGCTTTTTTACTTTTGCGGACATATGGCAGGGCGAGCAacccgctttgccacccctagttataTCTCATAGTTTTTATTCTCTTATTTTAataaaagtttttttatattaaaatttcattattttagttattaaattttttgtaattattagtaaactttaaaaataatatttttaattgcttatttaatTGGACATTGTTGAAGCgctaaagcggcaagcaacaaaagttttgaaaatatttatccgAAAAATTTATCGTCTCCACGGGGATCAGtacattgaactgccgttcaacagtttccaaagttatgTGTTTCGGTTGAATTGTTTAAagcaaaaaaacataaaagtaaatatcaacacaaaaataattcattttttcaGAGAGAAGAAACTTATCAAGTTTGCATATAATCTACtactcacaaacttaaacttatcgactagttatactcaacctacaatactcgtcagtaTCATCcagcatcgctcacaccctacGTCATTTATAACCCAAAGTaaagagaactactatatcatctcggcgtCGATCTCTtagccaacctcaacaacacatAAGACATCCATATTGTAAGTGCAAGCATATACTCATCaatagtttttgattcatggcaaacatcttcATTGAACAAATATCAAGCTACAAGTGAATGATATAAGGAAAATCAAGATTTTGGCACTCTTAGACATCTTAGGACGACTCAACACAagcctaggtcgacctagagTGCCTCATCCATCTTATGGAAGAAACTggtccagttaggtcgacccatCTTGCCCCTAGATCGACGCAAACTGAAGTGAACAAAAAGGTTTCACTTTTGAtcactttaggtcgactcaaccaactgcctaggtcgacctaaaatgaagaaaaatcacAAGAACAAAAGTCAGATGCTTTTAGGTCGACCCAGAGTCCCAACATGTCGACTCAACTAAAGACAAATATCAATCTGCTGAATCTGTTCCATTAAGGTCGACCTAAGTaatggagtaggtcgacctatcaccccaaaatttaccaaattatGTGTTTGCCTTCAGCCAACTCTACTAGCACCTATATATATCATTTTCAGCTAATTATTCAAGTTAataccaacaactgaaagatacacaaagtcttctcatcttctatctgcttctcaactccaacacaattacacacaacgattcttgtggtgagggtttgtgatcaagattgataacgtccatggaaaggaatggaaggttcctagtgggtgaagatttgtggggttattggtgaataaaatctgcggattttgtcctccaagattggtgaattttgggggttttgtcaagaggcttcatcaacgattcagctgagtgtagatgttgaagaacaagggttcaatcAATTCACAACACTGCAAAAAGGGAATCCACGacaagctcttggaagatacttgatctggctcaagatcaaggggaagaagatacaaaaaatcaacatattcggtttatcgttattgctttgttatcttctttgtataaactcttttcaatcataatgaaagacatcccaattcccgtttggaattgggggcagatgtagtcgtagcgaggacgatcgatgaactgcctgaacaaatatcgtgttttttatcgcttttatcttttgaTTATGTTGTGCTTATTTCTGGTTATAATCGCAAATTGATTAACGAAtcaaagtgttaaacttgtgtgatagaATTCTGCAaacacatcacaagtcaccacacattgatcCACAACTCAATTTGAGTATTATACACcacgtgtttgatatattgcttcttTCGTTAATCAAAGTCATTGGAAACAAGCTTATCCAAGTTAAACAACTTAAACGATTTATCGTAGCATAACTTGTTGATTCTCTAATAGTTTTCATCTTCACATCATAATCAGTTTGTGGTTTAAAAACATATTTGATCCTTCCCATAGCGGTTCAGAATAGCCGCGAGTCGATCCCTAAACGCTTTCGCcataattttttaagaaaatctGAATAGATTATGaagtatctattcacccccctctagatacgtaagccaagcgtctaacaagtggcatcaagagttCTGGTTAATTCCTTGCTTCGAGAAACACTTATCGGACAAAtagcttccggacctaaaggggctcacaatagagctttagttttcaacggtgaaaaatatggctattggaaggattgtatgtgtgttcatATCAACTCCATTGACAGGAACATTTGGACATCCATCGTTAATGGTCCTTTTGAAATTACTATGACCAATGCGGCTGGTGCTGTCATTCCTAAACCAGAAACTAGTTGGAATGCTGATGATGAAAAGAagtatggatacgattggaaagcgagaaatattctgatctcagctctaggagttgatgaattttatcgtgtttcccattgtaaaACTGCTaaggctatgtgggacacattgaaaGTTGCACATGAGGGCACGGATGATGTCAACCTAGCTAGAATCAATATGTTAACTCAAGAGTTTGAGCTCTTTCATATGGAAAGTGGTGAATCCATTGAAAATATGCAAAATAGATTCGTACATCTTATAAAtcatttaaattctcttgatagacctgtttccaatgcaaatgctactaacaaagttttaagatgtttgaacagggaatggcaacccaaggttacaactATAAAAgcagcaaatgatctaaataccttagacatcaccactctcttttgtaaacttgaagaacatgagcaacaccttaaatgccttgatatgcatgagaaaaaggtaaagaaggataagaacatggagaaagaggtagagaagaagtcaatagctctaaaggcttcaagctccaaggcCTCAAAGCTTATATAGCttgggaaagtgattcctcaagtgaagactcatcaagcgatgaagaagaatctgcaaacttatgtcttatggctcatcaacacaagaaaatgaaacgtgtaagtcatctcaaacctgaacttgtagataaggtatctcatgctcaattgaaattagcttttgaagaactacatagagatgcaattgaggcTTTCAAaattttggcctcaaataagaatttttttcatatcttgaatcaaaagttgagaagaccgaaaagaacATGGAAGCCTTAAAACAATCTATGTTAGATACTCAAAAGAATAAAGTTGCGGAAGATCctccatcatggtttggttgtgagacatgtcacatttggcaaaaagaagtaagagatcttaaggccaaattagataaggctctacaaccaaaagtgacttttgcggttgatcctaataagttcaaaagattgtatactcctttatatagcaaatacacttttgtaccaaaagtatcaactagcaaatcaacatattctcatcatattacttgttactattgttgcaaaaagggacacaccattgaaaaatgcaaatttaggaggattctagttcctaaaggagtatttcaatggttgcctaagtgcaacaatttatgtactcactaccaaggacccaatgaaaattggggaccttccactctaaattaattttgcaggaaaagtgtcttgacattgccgaaaggttgtggttccttgatagcggatgttcaagacacgtgacgggagacatatcactttttgttgagtttcatgcaaagaaaaaggggtatgtcacctatggagacaacaatcggggagctatacatGGTAAAGAAAGTGTAGGTAACCCATCTACCACAACCATATCTGATGTattactagtagaaggtcttaaacataatctcttaagtattagtcaattgtgcgacaaagatttcaaagtaactttcacaaattctggttgcacaatcgaacatattaagaaaagagacattgtgTTTAATGGCACAAGAGTAAACAACATTTATATGctaaatttggacgaagtttatAAGTCAAATGTCAAGTGTCTTATTGccttaggcgaagactcatggctttggcatagacgccttgctcacataaactttgacttactaaataaggttgtcacaaaggatttagtaatcggcctaccaaaaataaagttttcaaaagatcatctatgtgatgcatgtcaaaaggagaaacaaacaaaagtttctttaaaatcaaaaaatgtggtttcaacatcacgaccccttgaacttcttcacatggatctctttggcccttcaaggacaaaaagcataggtggaaacatctatggttttgtcattgtcgatgattactctagattctgTTGGACAATCTTCCTACCTAGTAAGAATCAAACATTTCCAGCAtttactcaatttgcaaggttatgtcaaaacaaaatgaacaccaaaatagttgcaatccgtagtgatcacggtggagaatttgaaaattatcattttgaaaaatactgtgataaacatggaattgaacataacttttcagctcctagaacaccacaaaaAAATGGTGTGgtcgaacgtaaaaatcgtgttctagaagagttggcaagaacaatgctcaatgaaGGAAATCTACCTAAATATTTATGGGCGGATgctattagcaccgcatgttatgttttgaattggATACTAATtcgtcctatactaaacaaaacgccatatgaactattaaagggtagaaaaccaaatgtgtcacatctccacgTATTCGGTTGCAAATGTTTTGTGTTAAACAAAGGTAAAGATaaccttggtaaatttgatgcTAAAGCAGACAAAGgcatatttcttggttactctcaatctagtaaagcatataggatttacaacaaaagactacttattgttgaagagccagttcatgtgtcctttgatgaatcttactcAAAATGTGTCAAGAAAGGTAtttcttttgatagtgcaggcccatctactgaagatattgtcaaagaaaaggaagaagaaagtgagattATCAAGATGAAGATGCtaaggaagagaaagatgaatctcatgatagcattgaaaaagaaaatatctcAAGCAACGAAGAACTTCCAAAGCCTGGACaaacgtaaaagatcatccaattgacaacatattAGGTGATATCttaaagggcgttacaacacgctccaagataagtaacttttgtcatcattttgcttttgtttcacaagttgagccgaaaaatgcaaaagacgcattacttgatgaacattggctaatggccatgcaagaagaattaaaccagtttaaaaggaatgatgtatgagaccttgtccctcatccgggagaacatcaagtaatcggcactaggtgggtttttcgtaacaaacttgatgaaaacagagttattactagaaacaaagctaggttggtagctcaaggctacaatcaagaggaaggtattgattatgaggagacatatgctcctgtagcacgtcttgAGGCAATTCGTCTCTTACTTACTTATGTTTGCTCAAAAGACTTTAAGctcttccaaatggatgttaaaagtgcttttctaaatggttttattaatgaagaggtctatgtagctcaaccacccggttttgaaaattataagTATCCAACACATGTTTACAATttgaaacgtgctttatacggtctcaaacaagcccctaggACTTGGTATAAgcatttaagaaaatttctacttagtcaaggatactctagggataaagttgatactactctcttcattaagagaaatgaaaaagatatacttctggttcaagtttatgtagatgatataatatttgggtcaactaatgcaaaacttgttaaagaattttctaagcttatgcagagtgaatttgagatgagcctcatGAAGGAATTGAACTTCTTActtggtctacaaatcaagcaGCTAAGTCATGGAACTTTCGTTAGCCAAACTAAATATTGCATAGAATTGCTAAAGAGATTTGGgatgagtgaggcaaaggagattgacacacctatggccacAAATGGTAACCTAGAcaaggatgaaaacggtaaagaggttgatgtaaaATTATACCGAGGCATGATAGGCTCTCTATTGTATCTCACGGCCTCAAGACCGGACATTATGTTTAGCgtatgcatgtgtgcaagataccaatcgtgcccaaaggaatcacatctaaaggctgtaaaaagaattctacgataCCTCCGTGGAACTACCACATATGGTCTATGGTTTCCTAAGGGAAATGAATGCTACttggtgggattctccgactccgactttgctggatgcaaatctgacagaaaaagcaccagtggcacatgtcatctattctcaaattcattgataagttggcacaacaagaaacaagtatcagtcgCGTTATCTATAGCTAAAGCAGAATACGTAGCTGCCGGAAGTTGCTGTGCACAGATATTGTGGCTCAAACAGCAGCTTATTGATTTTGGCATCAAACTTGACCGAATACCTATCATGTGTGACAACATCAGCGCCATCAACTTAAGCAAAAATCCTGTTCTAcattcacgaaccaagcatatagaAATAAGGCACCACTtcttaagagatcatgtagaaaaaggggATGTTGTGTTTGAACATGTTGAGAGCAAGAAACAATTAGTGGACATCTTTACTAAGCCTCTTGCAACCGAGCCTTTCTTCAACATTCGCAGAGAATTAGGGATATTGGAtttctctaatttgagctaaatgtGGTTATGACTATCTAATTATTTTCTCGTCTatctattatttatgtttatgctaacATTCTTCCTTAGTGTGAAGGTAGTACGTAACTGGTCAAGGATCGTGCTACATGGATCAAAGGAACATAGTATCTCTCATATCATGATGACAAGATATCTGAaaattgaaaaagcggtaacatgtttgttgttcacttccaaaaatattattgattctgTAATATGCAATCAATTAACATGATTATAGTGACATCCTATGTGCTTCTCAATATCTCTCATTCACATATAGATTGTTCATCACAAAGAAAAATGTGTCAAGTTTAAGAATCACAATAATTAAGCATTACATGTGGTAGATTAAGCATGCATTTCTATTCATGACCATTTGCTGCAATCCATGCATTTTGAACCATTTTGAGTCGACCCAAACCGACCTTACGTCGACCTATTGAAGCTGCTTTCAAAAAGGAGAAAATTATt
Proteins encoded in this window:
- the LOC131633757 gene encoding phosphoribulokinase, chloroplastic-like, whose amino-acid sequence is MAACTVYSTQSLRTNISIPTSSKTNVAFHQKQVLFFTTNKKSNNRRANSNKRYLITCAAGDSQTIVIGLAADSGCGKSTFMRRLTSVFGGAAEPPKGGNPDSNTLISDTTTVICLDDYHSLDRTGRKEKGVTALDPRANDFDLMYEQVKAIKDGKSVQKPIYNHVTGLLDAPELIKPPKILVIEGLHPMYDSRVRELLDFSIYLDISNEVKFAWKIQRDMAERGHSLESIKASIEARKPDFEAFIDPQKQYADAVIEVLPTQLIPDDNEGKILRVRLIQKEGVKYFSPVYLFDEGSTISWIPCGRKLTCSYPGIKFFYGPETYKGNEVSVVEMDGQFDRLDELIYVESHLSNLSSKFYGEVTQQMLKHADFPGSNNGTGLFQTIVGLKIRDLFEQIVASRAETPVGAAKA